One part of the Acetoanaerobium sticklandii genome encodes these proteins:
- a CDS encoding anaerobic ribonucleoside triphosphate reductase: MIDKVKKRDGRLIPFNPEKITRAIFLAASEVANKEGITADYQIASELTEEVRKLLNRKFAGKIPSVEDIQDAVTKVLIETGHAKTSETYILYRAERSRIRNSRSRLMKTIEDITFLDANESDIKRENANINGNTAMGTMLQYGSAVSKEFCKDFIIKNEHSMAHDNGEIHIHDMDFLNMGTLTCCQIDLKKVFSGGFSTGHGFLREPQDIMSYAALAAIAIQSNQNDQHGGQSIPTFDYALSEGVKKTFKKLYAENFYKALFMVLGNAFERKAIIDSILKITDETDSAKISVSDEEKNIEAQKISKVYSIDFEQVRKLQAFVYDETLFETDRKTYQAMEAFIHNLNTMHSRAGAQVPFSSVNFGTDISEEGRMISKNLMLSQEKGLGNGETPIFPILIFKVKEGINLNKEDKNYDLFRLAMRVSSKRLFPNFSFIDAPFNIKYYQPDKPETEVVYMGCRTRVMGNVCGQEQSMGRGNLSFTTLNLPRLGIKYGIKTSDRNTADLDGFFVELDEKINLIGEQLLERFEIQASKKVKNFPFLMGQGIWKGSENLGWDDELRDIIKEGTLTMGFIGLAECLIALTGKHHGEDENSRALGEKIIRHIRNKMDEMSEAHKLNYSLIATPAEGLSGRFTRIDRKLFGEIEGVTDKDYYTNSFHVPVYYKLSAYEKIQIEAPYHELTNAGHISYIELDGNPSSNLDAFETIIRAMKDSGIGYGSINHPLDRDPVCGYNGVIGDTCPSCGREEGDVPFERIRRITGYLVGTLDRFNDAKKSEVNDRVKHI, encoded by the coding sequence ATGATTGACAAAGTGAAAAAACGAGACGGCAGGCTTATTCCATTTAATCCAGAAAAAATAACAAGAGCAATTTTTCTGGCTGCATCCGAAGTGGCAAATAAAGAAGGTATTACTGCAGATTACCAAATAGCTTCAGAACTGACTGAAGAAGTAAGAAAGCTTCTTAATAGAAAATTTGCTGGCAAGATTCCTTCTGTTGAAGATATTCAAGATGCAGTAACTAAGGTTTTGATTGAGACAGGGCATGCTAAAACCTCTGAAACTTACATATTATATAGAGCAGAACGAAGTAGAATAAGAAATTCTCGTTCTAGGCTAATGAAAACAATTGAAGATATAACATTTTTGGATGCAAATGAATCTGATATAAAAAGAGAAAATGCAAATATAAATGGAAACACTGCAATGGGTACTATGCTTCAATATGGAAGCGCTGTATCTAAAGAGTTCTGCAAAGATTTTATAATAAAAAATGAACATTCAATGGCTCATGATAATGGAGAGATTCATATCCACGATATGGACTTTTTAAACATGGGAACATTGACTTGTTGCCAAATAGACCTAAAAAAAGTATTTTCAGGAGGATTTTCAACAGGTCATGGTTTTTTAAGAGAACCTCAAGATATCATGAGCTATGCAGCATTGGCAGCAATTGCTATCCAGTCTAACCAAAATGACCAGCATGGAGGGCAATCTATCCCTACCTTCGACTATGCTTTGTCAGAAGGGGTAAAAAAAACATTTAAAAAACTATACGCAGAAAATTTTTATAAGGCATTATTTATGGTTTTAGGAAATGCTTTTGAAAGAAAAGCTATAATAGATAGTATTTTAAAAATAACTGATGAAACTGACTCAGCAAAAATATCAGTCTCTGATGAAGAAAAAAATATAGAGGCTCAAAAAATATCTAAAGTATACTCTATAGATTTTGAACAAGTTAGAAAATTACAAGCTTTTGTTTATGATGAAACTTTATTTGAAACTGACAGAAAAACTTATCAGGCAATGGAAGCTTTTATTCATAATTTAAATACTATGCATTCAAGGGCAGGAGCGCAAGTTCCTTTTTCTAGTGTCAATTTTGGTACAGATATATCAGAAGAAGGAAGAATGATTTCAAAAAACTTAATGCTTTCACAAGAAAAGGGATTGGGAAACGGAGAAACTCCTATTTTCCCTATACTGATATTCAAAGTAAAAGAAGGCATAAACTTAAATAAAGAAGATAAAAACTATGATTTATTTAGACTTGCCATGAGAGTATCCTCGAAGAGACTGTTTCCGAATTTCAGTTTCATTGACGCTCCTTTTAACATCAAATATTATCAACCTGATAAACCAGAAACAGAAGTTGTATACATGGGTTGCAGAACAAGAGTAATGGGGAATGTCTGTGGACAAGAACAATCTATGGGTAGAGGAAATCTTTCATTTACAACACTTAACCTGCCAAGGCTAGGTATAAAGTATGGAATAAAAACTTCAGATAGAAATACAGCGGATTTAGATGGTTTTTTTGTGGAATTAGATGAAAAGATTAATTTGATTGGAGAACAGCTGTTAGAAAGATTTGAAATACAAGCTAGTAAAAAAGTTAAAAACTTCCCGTTTTTAATGGGACAAGGTATTTGGAAAGGCTCTGAGAATCTAGGCTGGGATGATGAACTTAGAGATATAATAAAAGAAGGTACTCTTACAATGGGATTCATCGGTCTTGCTGAATGCTTAATTGCGCTTACGGGCAAGCATCACGGAGAAGATGAAAACTCTAGAGCATTGGGAGAAAAGATAATTAGACATATTAGAAATAAAATGGATGAAATGAGTGAAGCTCATAAACTTAACTATTCCTTGATAGCAACTCCGGCTGAAGGTCTTTCTGGAAGATTTACACGTATAGATAGAAAGCTATTTGGAGAAATTGAAGGAGTAACTGATAAAGATTACTACACTAATTCATTCCACGTGCCAGTTTATTACAAGCTTAGTGCATATGAAAAAATTCAAATAGAAGCACCTTACCATGAACTTACAAATGCTGGACATATTAGCTATATAGAATTAGATGGCAATCCATCTTCTAATTTAGATGCATTTGAAACTATAATTAGAGCTATGAAAGATTCAGGAATCGGCTATGGAAGTATAAATCATCCATTAGATAGAGATCCTGTATGTGGATATAATGGTGTTATAGGTGATACCTGTCCTTCATGTGGAAGAGAAGAAGGCGATGTTCCTTTTGAGAGAATCAGAAGAATAACGGGATATTTAGTTGGAACTTTAGATAGATTTAATGACGCTAAAAAATCTGAAGTTAATGATAGAGTTAAGCATATATAA